Proteins encoded within one genomic window of Oncorhynchus tshawytscha isolate Ot180627B linkage group LG02, Otsh_v2.0, whole genome shotgun sequence:
- the LOC112267760 gene encoding tensin-2 isoform X5, with protein sequence MERVMARHYDFDLTYITERIISVFFLPDLEEQCYRGNLQEVAAMLKSKHQDKFLLLNLSEKRHDITRLNPKVEDFGWPDLHAPPLDKICAMCKAMETWLTSDPCNVVVLHCKGNKGRTGVIVAAYMHYSKISAGVDQALTTLAMRKFCEDKVSSSLQPSQNRYIYYFGGLLSGAIRMNSRPLFLHQVLIPSLPNFQAAGGGYYPFLKIYQSLQLVYTSGIYDPQGSRARKLCVTLEPALLLKGDIVVKCYHRRPRGSEREAVFRLQFHTCTVHGAQLWFGKGELDLACADDRFPPDATVEFIFSYGPEKMKGREYRKNDPSVTVDYSTSDPVVRWDSYENFNLHHQDSIEDISHTRGPLDGSLYAQVKKRRGPGSVGASGASPNGCPPSSPTNKPPSQAQPQTQPISLSSDSGHSSTLEEPPPRPLPRLEKEKEEMDCFLRRIEGEGEEREWVRQRDRETAILDDRESVPDGRSRREQRSCCVQAGHGPRCQRCGEAPGWESVREREPCLANGHYMDRCNRTKGNPKSRTLPALPSQQPASPRPLSPHLDLCHRHSAHPLPELPWEPPPPPLPCLHHPCYPYPAPEHVHPHAHTLPASNRVFCGGEECQLFHYPAHAPLSPRVSHQSLPSSPYREMFFRPAAPPPGGCPCRDCTCRRGHQSASARAFHPLRPDQPQSPHWARGRDSELWDRDVGLRRGREGPSQLWEAENLWEAEREAEIWQRSVGGMSSYRGHHSPLGQGHDPSVFLLGPNLPRYPSPHPLLDSPRGSSGYHTPQPPLHSCPCEPYQQVSPSESHGSRGYASGYQSGSASPLPPGGTNSGASTSEPPTDRQQQTDGHTGVSEVVQNSVGMEDSSSQGSLGQAEIDGQPACPTPLSDSDPDYTTITSSPAHSEDSEKKPDEEKMCDPTEGSTRSPPAGPREPSRGPQLIESLSVAPMSEASASHSTTREPNSNSSTPETEWTLPNGHSKTPPTWVETQNQDDISSSKENIQMPNERVNPTGSTQVHTVSVHPPPTTAEDGELKVVESETKGSSGTEMSTQAASVPSPKNSFGPVQVQLNGTALPSDSLLSEKGSGTSLTPCSSPSSVPPSPHLHIGSPEQRPSPQPSPLATDPSGRRLTHVSDSDPKPPSPVPDGYNTPTFPLASYYYPLLNVPHVPYTGYTAVTIPTAQPPLPEKRRLSSMPGSPNGYGSQSLLRASLGTIGPMGVSPQSSLLQVTFSPSVGELPPSVRRGLAHPGVREEVVESSKVNAKFVQDSSKFWYKPSISRDQAIAVLKDKEPGSFLIRDSNSFQGAYGLALKVASHPSNNVNNACLDSQAQLVRHFLIETGSRGVKIKGCQNESYFGSLSALVYQHSITPISLPCALCIPEKDLVGELQEMHSASNTSTAADLLKQGAACNVLYLNSVETESLTGPQAVSKATRCTLTQSPRPTATVVHFKVSTQGITLTDSQRRLFFRRHYPINSVTFSSVEPQDQRWTNFDKSSKVFGFVARRTGSASENVCHLFAEMDPEQPAVAIVNFINKVMLGPQQQRR encoded by the exons atggagagagtgatggcgAGGCACTATGACTTTGACCTCACCTACATCACTGAGAGGATCATCTCTGTTTTCTTCCTGCCCGATCTGGAAGAACAATGTTACCGCGGCAACTTACAGGAAGTGGCTGCCATGCTCAAGTCCAAACACCAAGACAAGTTCCTG CTCTTAAACCTTTCTGAGAAGCGTCATGACATCACCAGACTCAACCCCAAG GTTGAAGACTTTGGTTGGCCAGACCTGCACGCCCCACCCCTTGACAAGATCTGTGCCATGTGTAAGGCCATGGAGACCTGGCTCACCTCTGACCCCTGCAACGTGGTCGTCCTGCACTGCAAG gGAAACAAGGGGAGGACGGGGGTCATCGTGGCGGCCTACATGCACTACAGCAAGATCTCCGCAGG GGTGGACCAGGCCCTGACCACTCTGGCCATGAGGAAGTTCTGCGAAGACAAAGTGTCCTCCTCGCTGCAGCCCTCTCAAAACAG gTATATCTACTACTTTGGGGGTCTGCTGTCGGGGGCGATCAGAATGAACAGCAGACCTCTGTTCCTCCACCAGGTCCTCATCCCCAGCCTGCCCAACTTCCAGGCAGCAGGAGGAG GTTACTATCCTTTCCTGAAGATCTACCAGTCTCTACAGCTGGTCTACACATCAGGCATCTA cgaCCCCCAGGGCTCCAGGGCGAGAAAGCTGTGTGTGACACTCGAGCCGGCGCTACTGCTGAAGGGGGACATCGTG gtgAAGTGCTATCACCGGCGGCCGCGTGGCTCAGAGAGGGAGGCCGTGTTCAGGCTGCAGTTCCACACCTGTACGGTGCACGGAGCTCAGCTGTGGTTTGGCAAGGGAGAGCTAGACCTGGCCTGTGCAG ATGACCGGTTCCCTCCAGATGCCACAGTGGAGTTTATCTTCTCCTACGGCCCAGAGAAAATGAAAG GGCGAGAGTACCGTAAGAATGACCCCTCTGTTACAGTGGACTACAGCACTTCAGACCCTGTGGTGCGCTGGGACTCATATGAGAACTTCAACCTTCACCACCAGGATAGCATTGAGG ACATCTCCCACACGCGGGGCCCCCTGGATGGCAGTCTGTACGCCCAGGTGAAGAAGCGTCGGGGCCCGGGCTCTGTCGGTGCCTCTGGGGCCTCTCCCAACGGATGCCCCCCAAGCAGCCCCACAAACAAGCCCCCTTCCCAGGCCCAGCCTCAAACCCAGCCCATTTCCCTCAGCTCCGACTCGGGGCACTCCTCCACCCTCGAGGAACCCCCCCCTCGCCCCCTGCCCCGtctggagaaagagaaggaagagatgGACTGTTTTCtgaggagaatagagggggaaGGTGAAGAGAGGGAATGGGTGaggcagagggacagggagacggCCATTTTGGATGACAGAGAGTCTGTGCCGGATGGAAGGTCAAGGCGGGAGCAGCGGTCATGTTGTGTTCAAGCTGGCCACGGTCCGAGATGTCAGAGGTGTGGGGAGGCACCGGGttgggagagtgtgagagagagggagccatgcCTTGCAAATGGACATTACATGGACCGCTGTAACAGAACCAAGGGGAATCCAAAGAGCCGAACGCTTCCCGCCTTACCCTCCCAGCAGCCTGCGTCTCCTCGCCCTCTCTCGCCCCACCTGGACTTGTGCCATCGCCATAGCGCCCATCCCCTGCCCGAGTTGCCGTGGGAACCCCCCCCGCCccccttaccctgtctccatcacCCCTGCTACCCCTACCCCGCCCCTGAACACGTCCACCCACACGCCCACACTCTCCCAGCCTCCAATAGGGTCTTCTGCGGCGGGGAGGAATGTCAGCTCTTTCATTACCCCGCCCACGCCCCCCTTTCCCCTCGTGTCTCCCACCAATCGCTGCCCTCCAGTCCATATAGGGAGATGTTTTTCAGACCGGCGGCTCCTCCCCCTGGTGGCTGCCCATGTCGGGACTGCACCTGCAGGCGAGGGCACCAATCGGCTTCAGCCAGAGCCTTCCACCCGCTGCGCCCGGACCAACCACAGAGCCCACACTGGGCTCGAGGGCGGGACTCTGAGCTGTGGGACAGGGATGTCGGGTTGAGGCGGGGGAGGGAGGGGCCTTCTCAGCTTTGGGAGGCGGAGAATCTATGGGAGgccgagcgagaggcagagattTGGCAGCGTTCAGTGGGAGGGATGTCGTCCTATAGAGGCCATCACTCCCCTCTGGGTCAAGGTCACGACCCTTCTGTTTTCCTGCTAGGCCCTAACCTGCCTAGGTATCccagcccccaccccctcctGGACAGCCCCCGTGGCAGCAGTGGGTACCACACCCCTCAACCCCCCCTACACTCCTGCCCCTGCGAGCCCTACCAGCAGGTCTCCCCCTCGGAGAGCCACGGGAGCCGGGGGTACGCCTCGGGGTACCAGTCCGGGTCTGCCTCGCCCCTGCCCCCTGGTGGCACAAACTCTGGTGCCTCCACCTCGGAACCACCCACCGACCGGCAGCAACAGACTGATGGACACACTG gTGTGTCAGAGGTGGTGCAGAACAGTGTGGGCATGGAGGACTCTTCTTCCCAGGGGTCATTGGGGCAAGCAGAGATTGATGGACAGCCCGCTTGCCCCACCCCCTTATCAGACTCTGATCCAGACTACACAACTATCACCAGCAGCCCTGCACACAGTGAAGACAG TGAGAAGAAGCCAGATGAAGAGAAGATGTGCGACCCCACCGAGGGTTCCACCCGGAGTCCTCCAGCAGGCCCCCGGGAGCCAAGTCGAGGGCCCCAGCTGATAGAGTCCCTCAGTGTGGCCCCAATGTCTGAAGCCTCAGCCTCCCACTCCACCACGAGGGAGCCTAACAGCAACAGTAGCACACCAGAAACCGAATGGACACTGCCGAATGGACACTCCAAGACACCACCAACGTGGGTGGAGACACAAAACCAAGATGACATCTCTTCTTCTAAAGAGAACATACAGATGCCGAATGAACGCGTAAACCCTACTGGCTCAACGCAAGTGCACACTGTAAGTGTACATCCACCTCCAACTACAGCTGAAGATGGAGAATTGAAGGTCGTAGAGAGTGAAACAAAGGGGTCTAGCGGAACTGAGATGTCCACTCAGGCCGCCTCCGTCCCGAGCCCAAAGAATTCATTCGGCCCAGTCCAAGTGCAACTCAATGGCACCGCTCTCCCTAGTGACTCCCTCTTGTCAGAAAAGGGCAGTGGCACATCCCTGACCCCTTGTTCCAGCCCCagctctgtccctccctctccgcaCCTTCACATTGGCTCCCCAGAGCAACGCCCCTCCCCTCAGCCCTCTCCATTGGCCACGGACCCATCTGGGCGAAGACTGACCCATGTGAGTGACAGCGACCCGAAACCCCCATCGCCTGTCCCAGATGGGTACAACACCCCAACCTTTCCCCTGGCGTCCTATTACTACCCTCTACTCAACGTGCCACACGTCCCCTACACGGGCTACACCGCCGTCACCATCCCCACCGCCCAGCCCCCCCTCCCCGAAAAGAGGCGCCTGTCCTCCATGCCAGGGTCCCCCAATGGTTACGGCTCACAGTCTCTTCTCAGGGCCTCTCTGGGTACCATAGGACCCATGGGGGTCTCTCCTCAGTCCAGCCTCCTCCAGGTCACTTTCTCACCCTCGGTGGGGGAGCTGCCCCCATCTGTCAGACGAGGACTGGCACACCCTGGTGtcagagaggaggtggtggagagcAGCAAGGTCAATGCCAAGTTTGTCCAGGACAGCTCCAAGTTCTGGTACAAGCCTAGCATCTCAAGAGACCAAG CCATCGCTGTGTTGAAGGACAAGGAGCCAGGGTCCTTCCTGATCCGGGACAGTAACTCCTTCCAAGGGGCCTACGGCCTGGCCCTCAAGGTGGCCAGCCATCCTTCAAACAACGTCAACAACGCTTGCC TCGATTCTCAGGCGCAGCTAGTCAGACATTTCCTCATAGAGACGGGCTCGCGGGGGGTCAAGATAAAGGGCTGTCAGAACGAGTCCTATTTCG GAAGTTTATCTGCCTTAGTGtaccagcactccatcactcctatCTCCCTGCCATGTGCCTTGTGCATCCCAGAGAAAG ATCTGGTTGGAGAGCTGCAGGAGATGCATAGTGCCAGCAACACCAGTACTGCAGCAGACCTCCTCAAACAGGGCGCAG cCTGTAACGTACTCTACCTGAACTCTGTGGAGACAGAGTCACTGACCGGGCCTCAAGCTGTCTCCAAGGCGACCAGGTGCACTCTGACCCAGAGTCCTCGGCCCACAGCCACAGTGGTCCACTTCAAAGTGTCCACTCAGGGTATCACGCTGACCGACAGCCAGAGAAG ACTATTTTTCAGGAGACACTACCCCATCAACAGTGTGACCTTCAGCAGCGTGGAGCCTCAGGACCAGAG GTGGACTAATTTTGATAAGTCAAGCAA GGTGTTTGGCTTTGTGGCCAGGCGGACTGGCAGCGCATCCGAGAACGTGTGTCACCTGTTCGCTGAGATGGACCCGGAGCAGCCAGCTGTGGCCATCGTCAACTTTATCAACAAGGTCATGCTGGGGCCCCAGCAGCAACGCAGATGA